From Amphiura filiformis chromosome 20, Afil_fr2py, whole genome shotgun sequence, a single genomic window includes:
- the LOC140142156 gene encoding uncharacterized protein, translating into MVLLADINNNKMDLNHAPPRVSKAMKVAIERGDIKTVNTLIANGDNVDMVDVNEETESQHSILIHAISKNQFSIAKLLLEKGARVDTLFLNYDKQNQCIYEITAETTARMLYEVSLDNNLGEVLCSIEKVLKTCQGREPKCVPPRNLPNDIPSQVIMFIRMYLFFIIDAIEEGDLFSVELLINHGVDVNTIQQDDVGNQASILIAAIAQWHKHIAKFLINRGAKVGTVFQNFNEENNKIFEVSALSIAHIRHKESPKAGMKDIVDSIEAMLRNAKGDAADIVTSSNVPNEMVQHSKITAWLHKPVPTIRVDESSDIDDVASIDENVTVNGNAKKYSTENCDGKSTSVQSADNSKQSDLTSTKNRTSDTNTVKDSKMCVIL; encoded by the exons GCAATGAAGGTCGCCATCGAGCGTGGGGATATCAAAACAGTTAACACACTAATTGCCAACGGAGACAACGTGGACATGGTGGACGTT AATGAGGAAACAGAGAGTCAGCATTCCATTCTTATTCATGCAATTTCAAAGAACCAATTTTCTATTGCAAAACTACTGCTGGAAAAAGGCGCCAGGGTAGATACCTTATTTTTG AATTATGATAAACAAAACCAATGTATTTACGAAATCACGGCCGAAACAACGGCAAGAATGTTATATGAAGTATCGCTGGACAACAATCTCGGCGAAGTACTGTGCAGCATCGAAAAGGTCTTGAAGACATGTCAG GGAAGAGAACCTAAATGTGTACCACCGAGGAACTTACCAAATGATATTCCGTCGCAGGTAATTATGTTTATTCgtatgtatttgttt TTTATTATTGATGCAATTGAAGAAGGCGATTTATTTTCTGTTGAGCTTCTTATTAACCATGGAGTAGATGTCAACACGATTCAACAG GACGACGTCGGCAACCAAGCATCCATTCTGATTGCTGCTATAGCGCAATGGCACAAACATATCGCAAAATTTCTCATCAACCGAGGTGCAAAAGTGGGCACAGTTTTCCAA AATTTCAACGAAGAAAACAACAAAATCTTTGAAGTCTCCGCATTATCAATAGCACATATAAGACACAAAGAATCACCCAAAGCTGGAATGAAAGACATTGTTGATTCAATTGAAGCTATGCTACGTAACGCAAAG GGTGATGCAGCTGACATCGTCACCTCTTCAAACGTTCCTAATGAA ATGGTACAACATTCCAAAATTACTGCGTGGCTCCACAAACCAGTGCCAACCATTCGAGTGGATGAATCAAGTGATATAGATGATGTAGCCTCTATTGATGAGAATGTGACTGTCAACGGCAATGCAAAGAAATATAGTACTGAAAATTGCGATGGGAAAAGTACCTCAGTACAAAGTGCGGACAATAGTAAGCAATCTGACCTTACGTCAACAAAGAACAGGACAAGTGATACAAATACGGTCAAGGATTCCAAAATGTGTGTGATTTTATGA